A part of Caloenas nicobarica isolate bCalNic1 chromosome 10, bCalNic1.hap1, whole genome shotgun sequence genomic DNA contains:
- the PSMA4 gene encoding proteasome subunit alpha type-4 — MSRRYDSRTTIFSPEGRLYQVEYAMEAIGHAGTCLGILANDGVLLAAERRNIHKLLDEVFFSEKIYKLNEDMACSVAGITSDANVLTNELRLIAQRYLLQYQEPIPCEQLVTALCDIKQAYTQFGGKRPFGVSLLYIGWDKHYGFQLYQSDPSGNYGGWKATCIGNNSAAAVSMLKQDYKEGEMTLKTALALAIKVLNKTMDVSKLSAEKVEIATLTRENGKTVIRVLKQKEVEQLIKQHEEEEAKAEREKKEKEQKEKDK, encoded by the exons ATG TCTCGAAGATACGACTCCAGAACTACCATATTTTCTCCAGAAG GTCGCCTGTACCAGGTTGAGTATGCAATGGAGGCGATTGGACATGCAGGAACTTGCTTGGGAATTCTAGCAAACGATGGCGTTTTGCTGGCAGCAGAGAGACGCAACATTCACAAGCTTCTTGATGAAGtgtttttctcagagaaaataTACAAACTTAATGA GGATATGGCTTGCAGTGTTGCAGGAATAACTTCAGATGCCAACGTTCTAACAAATGAACTGAGACTGATTGCACAGAG GTATTTATTACAATATCAAGAGCCTATTCCTTGTGAACAACTGGTAACAGCACTCTGTGATATCAAGCAGGCTTACACACAGTTTGGAG GAAAACGTCCTTTTGGTGTTTCGCTGCTGTATATTGGCTGGGATAAGCATTATGGATTTCAGCTGTATCAAAGTGATCCTAGTGGAAATTATGGAGGGTGGAAAGCGACGTGCATTGGGAATAATAGTGCT GCAGCTGTGTCAATGCTAAAGCAAGACTACAAAGAAGGAGAAATGACCTTAAAGACTGCACTTGCATTAGCCATTAAGGTTCTAAACAAAACCATGGACGTTAGCAAACTCTCTGCAGAGAAAG TTGAAATTGCAACGCTGACGAGAGAGAACGGAAAGACAGTAATAAGGGTTCTGAAGCAAAAGGAGGTGGAACAGTTGATAAAACAacatgaggaggaggaagcaaaaGCTGAACGcgagaagaaggaaaaagaacaaaaagagaaggatAAATAG